GGGTATTGGGCCTACTCTTTGGGCTTAATTTAGACTTTTTtagccatttaaaaaaaaaaaaaaacatttcaacctTTTTTGACCCAATATGTTGATCTAagttgaatgaaaataaaagtgtaaaactctaaattttatttttttagttttatatatatgtgtgtgtgagtgtgtgtgtgtatatacacAATTATCGGTTATAATtggtttcaatattttttaaaatcggtAACTGGTTACCAATTATTTTCAATCAAGTACTAAATCAATTGGCCTATTACTTGATTATCGATTACCGGCCAGTTATAACTGGCCAACTTTACTCTCCAACTTTTTGACCAAATGAAGATGGTTCTGCCACCACCTAAATGTTAAAAAGGTGCATGGCTGAAATTATCATGATCGTTTGGCTCAAGGGTAATTTAACCAACCTTTGTTTTTTCCATATTTATAGTTTTatattataagtaataaaagtcATAATATTATTGAATCTGACATGAGATATTTTAACAAATTCCATTTGTCAAGATGTTGGACGGAAGTCGAAAATAAGAACCTCATTgccttttttttatcttatcaaaaacaatttttagtcAATTTTTATACCGAGCTAATTCTAAATTAGTACAATCCCAATAACTACTCTTGCATTTGCTTTTTCCTAAACGTTCAATGTATTGATCAAAGTCTGTAATAACCATGCGATCCAGGAGCTGACTCTTTTGACTTTTGAGTTCCTCAAACGGTCAAAAATGTGTTTGTTTGTGAGGCCAACGTGGTCTTTTATGTGGAGACAATGGAGAAAATCTGTTTGGGCTTCTCCTGTTAAAAGGGTGGACAGTGGAATATGAcaaatttttcattcaaattgagGTTGATGACATTGTTTCACttccatatattatttattctttaaagtATTTGATTTTTTACGTTTACATGTTTTTATTATGTTaagtatattaaaaatatatatatatatatatatattatttattctttaaagtATCTGCAACTTGATACTTTAAAGAATATAAACGACAAGGCCATCCTCTTCGCCATCTTTCGAGACTTCTCTTCCAAATCTTCTGTTAAAAACTCCAAATTACAAGGTCAGCGGTCGCCACCCCTAACCTTCTGATCCGTCCATCACTATTGATGTTGACATGCTGACCTACCAAAAACTACCCAACAAACAAATTACCCATCGAAGACTGACACGAAGAATCGCTATGCTTTTGTTTGGATGTGGAGCAACTTTCAAATATTCCAATTAAATGAGTTGACAAGAATATACCAATTAAATGCATGCTTTTAGCATGGTACGTAGCCGTTATCTAGGAAAGCTTTTTGTAGCATAGCAAATCATTTGATTTGGAGCATTTCACGCTGTTTGAACATCTGCATTTTCCATGAATGCATCAAGTCATTAAACAATTTCACAACTCGAAACATCATTTATATTTGCACATGCACGTAATCCATATGAGACTTTTTGTTGAACAAGTCGTCTTCAAATTGTTAACGTGTAATGCTTGTTGTAAACATTTTGTACACAAtttctttctattattttttttttaagaaaaattacaaagtTTTCCGAGAGTAGCTCAATTCAGTCAATTGACTGGAGATCACGCCTCATAaagtaaaaatgaatagttCGAATTTCGCTCCcgatatatgtataaaaaaatttaaaaataaaaaattaagtgctCGTTAGGTCAAGGTCAACCGGTTGTAATTATTGTTGATTGAACATCTACAATATCCTTATTTGGCAgcttaatattttaaatggcACGCAACATGTTAGTGAGATGCTTCTGCCATTTCAATTTCCAATATGTGCAAATCATGTCATTAAGTGGCGGCCGGTTCACCCACTAAATAAAAAATCGATAACTTACCAAGTACAGGCTCCATCTCGTGAAAAACATGGACCGGTTCTTTGATTCCCGGCTATAAATAGACATGTTTCCACACAACATATCTCACTCCTCACAAAAGCAAGAATTCAGCAAATACAGAAGCCAGAGATCATAACAACAAATAAGGATGAAAGGGGTTCCTAATTTCGTTGTAACTTTGTCACTGATGGCCTTGGCATGCTCCGTTGCCACTGCCTATGATCCTGCTCCTCTGCAAGACTTTTGTGTTGCTGTTAACAGTTCCACTCAGGCTGGTATGTACacattcttcatcttcttgttcttattattatgttcttttgAAGTCATTTGATGCATCTCGATTGTTTAATTTTCTCTCGTCATTGGGATCTACATGTCAATGTAAATATGATAGGAGGGATTACTTAACTGGGCCTGTTTAATTTCTGCATCAAAGGCTATAAACCAATGTCTTGCGTGACATTAACAAAGTTTTATTTGTGCAGTATTTGTGAATGGAAAGTTTTGCAAGGACCCAAAGCTTGTCAATGCTAGTGATTTCTTCTTTCAAGGACTAAACATTCCCAGAAACACTACAAATCAACTTGGGTCGAATGTCACTCTTTTGACTGTGGACGACATATTTGGCCTCAATACACTGGGTATGTCCATAGCTCGCTTAGACTTTGCACCGTACGGCCTAAATCAACCCCATATTCATCCTCGTGCCTCAGAGATTTTAGTAGTCTTACAGGGTACTTTGTACGTTGGCTTTGTCACATCGGATAACCGCCTCATCACCAAGACTCTAAACGCAGGAGACCTCTTCGTCTTCCCAATTGGTCTCATTCACTTCCAGCTTAATGTAAGAGCGACCAATGCTGTTGCTTTTGCCAGTCTTGGTAGCCAGAATCCTGGGCGCACCAACATAGCAGAGAATGTCTTTGGAGCCAATCCACCTATCAATCCGGATGTTCTCACCAAGGCCTTCCAATTGGACAAGAATGTGGTTGACTCTCTTCAGAAAAAATTTGCGAGTTAGAGAACTATATGTAGTAGCCACAATGAATCGTTAGATTTGGTTTGAATAAGGTTCTCCCGGTTTAATTTAGCTCACATGTTGTAATGTCATaacaatatataaatgtaatgaAATAAAATGGTTATGAGTGCAAGcttttaaaatgaatatttcTATGATGCCAAGAATATTGcaacaaaaaaaaccataataaaATGGTAATGTGACGACCCTTCgataccaaactgtaacgccccgccttttacaaaaaaacgtaagtgaaattttttttgaatttttccacTTAACGTTACTAACTCACCAGAGTTAAATGTTAGCagcggtatatatatattttttttcaatgataacacatcagagcttctaataaaaatacttcaaaatatatataaatagtgtaattaaataattacacattaaaatagtatttgtgccacatatagcacaaataatttacaACCAAAACtcacaataaatataaatattgttttgcgaatataataataatagactaaatatagtagtccacaaaaatggGAGGCATTCCATCCTCAGATACTGCTACCAAGATCACCTAAAggtctggacaatcctgatactcttcttcttcataacctgtattaatatataatacagagaaacaataatacaaaaatacctaatgAGTCcaatgttttcaataatattataattgctgatttattagaaataaatatcataatgcaatgacataataaaatggcagttttatatgcacagtcttattataaaataaatcatgagtTTCTTGCATTCAATCtttagagacgtaactctaacacatagattcaaggaaacgtaattccatttaataaagtctaggaaacgtaattcctgtcaagcgtgttataggagacgttactcccgtttagcgaatgataggagatgtaactcccgtttagcgcgTTCTAAGGAaacgtcactcctctaacaatttgtctaaggagacgtcactcctctaataattattatctttttggcacaggcagacgtcactccctgttccgtaggcagacgtaactccctactctgttgtttattaaatatttttgtctCAGGCAGATGTCACTTCCTGAtccgttggcagacgtcactcccaactttgttataattaaattcattaattaaaataacaaaatatgcaaaatccacatgcgcaaacaattaaataaaacagaaaccacaacattatggaaattcagcatcaccctcagtgagtaagaaatactcacagttctctGCTACAAAGAAAGATCCACAGGAAAAATGATTGCACAGTTATATAgcaaactgtaacgccccgccttttacaaaaaggcgtaagtgaattttttttttttttttattcacgtgacattactacaacatcagagttataaattagtagcggaaaatataattatccaGCAGACttgaatttaaataacacagcagagcttctaactgaaatacctcaaaatatatatataaagtaggtCATCATAATTATACATAAGATAGTAGTTGCGCCGCACAGGGAACGTATAATTATACAGGTCAAAATATCTAGAGTTTAGTTATCTCATAGTAGCAGAAATATAAATACTGTCTCTGAAACTAAGTTAATGAACTATGTTGTAATAGTTCACAAAAGGAGGTAGTCTAGCCTCAGCTACTAAtatcaggatccatctaagggtctggataatcctgatattcttcctcttcataacctgtattaataaataacacagagagaaaacaacaatacaaaatacctaagtgagtccactgtttcccataatataatatgaatgctgatttatttatgaaatgcaacataatgaaatataatttcataatcacatgtatacgcaatatatagtCTAcggtcgcgaatcatagacatagattgaatataaacataattatgAAGCAGTAATATGATAAACTTAAATGCAAAGTTTAATTATCATTgtttttgcactcctctcgtgatggaaccaacggtccggatTAGCGTGTTGTGGGAGCCAACGGTCCCAACTGGCAATACCATCACCCCCCCGGtgtattagccaactctcacttaaaacttatttgtttgttactggaatccaaaggtcccagcagACTATGAGCCAAAGGTCATAACCCGTTTATTCATTAAGTGtcacggaagccaaaggttccactggcagccatcaACCCCCCCGCTACATACCAGATTTgttattaaccaatttaattaaaaataaagaatatgtaaaatcacatgcgcaaacaaataaataaggcagtaaacacaatattatggaaaagtccaccagcttcgtcctcaataagtatagagatacttccTACTTTTGCTTCCAAAAAGAGACTCCACAAGAAGGTAACTGCATAGTCATATTTACATAATGATCAACATATAAACTACGGATATCTCcattttaatcctttaatttacTAGagtattttacttttatttcaaaCATTAAGTTATATAAACAAATGAACAGGGTAACAGCATTATTATATCAAATGCCTAATAAAAATAGTTGGGCAGCATAACGgcgttttgaaaatattttcactttattacaaattaaccggactacatatatatatatatatatatatatatatatatatatatatatatataacacttattcttgaaatttttatatatatatatatgtgtaacACTCACAGATCCACTATCCAACACACACTCTCTCATGTCacagcacacacacacatgttcTCATTTCATTCACACATGCATATAGCATTTAACCCATGTCTttaacacacacccacacccgtTTGCATCACACACATACACGTATCAGTTTATAAGTACAGATTACTTAtcaaacaacatatatatatatatatatatatatatatatatatatctgttccTAATTATACCTTTTGTGCACATATTTTAACTTTAATGATTTAAGAATACAGAATatgaatcaattttttttcttcttctacttttgtTTTACCGTAAAGGTTAGAAGCTCCTAGAGGATTTTTGTCCTCCACCAATTGAAGTAGTCTAGTAGAGgtcaaaaccaaaagaaacaacCTGTTGACCAAAAGAAATCAATAAAGAGATAAGTGAgactttttgtcttttcttctataaaaggcAACAAATATTCCTAGAAACAAAAGaggtggattttttttcttctagaatTCTCTTTTGTCTCTCTGGAAAACCGGTGCTACCATCCCTCTTCCCAaattgcaaattctgttaaatcttgaccaacggctaaatccttgcaatttttgttccttctttttcctaaaaaaaaatagggatattttaaaaaatttgacacatTTCCGTtatgatttaatggaaaattcaaatagagGGGGGAagttataacaaaaaaaaaaaaaagtgtaaaatggatacactaaattgacaatttttaaagtttatgagtatgattacaaaagtgatgaaagatcaaggtggtaagtgaagtttttcccctctctctat
The sequence above is drawn from the Alnus glutinosa chromosome 11, dhAlnGlut1.1, whole genome shotgun sequence genome and encodes:
- the LOC133882285 gene encoding germin-like protein subfamily 1 member 7, with protein sequence MKGVPNFVVTLSLMALACSVATAYDPAPLQDFCVAVNSSTQAVFVNGKFCKDPKLVNASDFFFQGLNIPRNTTNQLGSNVTLLTVDDIFGLNTLGMSIARLDFAPYGLNQPHIHPRASEILVVLQGTLYVGFVTSDNRLITKTLNAGDLFVFPIGLIHFQLNVRATNAVAFASLGSQNPGRTNIAENVFGANPPINPDVLTKAFQLDKNVVDSLQKKFAS